One Beggiatoa leptomitoformis DNA segment encodes these proteins:
- the cysW gene encoding sulfate ABC transporter permease subunit CysW, whose amino-acid sequence MAYSATKQTVSEPRWVRYTLITVGLVFLAIFILLPLFVVFHEALAKGWYTYISALSEADAQAAIYLTLITTAIAVPLNLVFGVMASWAIAKFEFTGKNFLTTLIDLPFSISPVISGLIYVLLFGLQGLFGEWLIDHNIKIIFAIPGIVLATVFVTFPFVARELIPLMQAQGDEEEEAAVSLGANGWQTFWYITLPNIKWGLLYGVLLCNARAMGEFGAVSVVSGHIRGLTNTMPLHIEILYNEYNAPAAFAVASLLALLAIVTLVFKTLLEWQVQKEFAQAQA is encoded by the coding sequence ATGGCTTATTCTGCAACAAAACAGACGGTAAGCGAACCGCGTTGGGTTCGTTATACTTTAATAACGGTCGGATTAGTTTTTCTCGCTATTTTTATTCTACTCCCTTTATTTGTGGTATTTCATGAGGCCTTGGCTAAAGGATGGTACACCTATATCAGTGCATTAAGTGAAGCTGATGCACAAGCCGCAATTTATTTAACGTTAATCACGACCGCTATTGCAGTGCCTTTAAATTTGGTTTTTGGTGTCATGGCATCATGGGCAATTGCTAAATTTGAGTTTACAGGAAAAAACTTTCTTACTACGTTGATAGATTTGCCTTTTTCTATCTCGCCTGTTATTTCTGGCTTGATTTATGTCTTACTTTTTGGGCTACAAGGTTTATTTGGTGAGTGGTTAATTGACCATAACATCAAAATTATTTTTGCAATTCCGGGTATTGTGCTGGCAACTGTTTTCGTTACTTTTCCATTTGTTGCACGGGAGTTAATCCCACTGATGCAGGCACAGGGCGATGAGGAGGAAGAAGCGGCCGTATCACTGGGTGCTAATGGTTGGCAGACTTTTTGGTATATCACGTTACCAAATATTAAATGGGGTTTGCTCTATGGGGTTTTGCTCTGTAATGCGCGCGCAATGGGCGAATTTGGCGCGGTGTCTGTGGTATCAGGACACATTCGCGGTTTAACGAACACGATGCCACTCCATATTGAGATTTTATATAACGAATATAACGCACCTGCTGCGTTTGCCGTTGCGTCATTGTTGGCATTATTAGCCATTGTCACTTTAGTGTTTAAAACCTTATTGGAATGGCAAGTACAGAAAGAATTTGCCCAAGCCCAAGCCTAG
- a CDS encoding ATP-binding protein, whose translation MLMDYSYQQNYWYANIKRLIHFYILALFIMLGLLILKQLLIQVFLVAQVNNAAIINIAGKQRMYSQHIAKSVLLLQNNVDLPRWQRALVALRRDLLEWRRAHYALKTGHAVSGNYQKNSVEINKLFSEIDGTYIILEAMVIKILAYIDSKPVDAPISVDFKLWVDVILDYEPLFLAKMDEIVAQYETEAIEQVYFFRNISFAIELVVIFIIMLMSVLLFRPFSRQLLRNIDSFRLAEDLLRQSQAQLRESQKAAKIGSWEFDLNTKKIVWSEQVFALFERDIALGEPDYESNMRYYLPESFQQLEKALAHVIQTGEPIQLTLNVKLPSGKMVYHDSFVKPFKDEKTGQVFKLFGTVQDVTVRKLEALALCQAKEQADIAYRAKNAFLANMSHELRTPLNAILGFSQLLLSNNELSPEQSNNLKIILHSGEHLLQLINDILDIAKIESGKTQLEEKAFDLYLLVHELEDIFRLQAEAQGLQLGVVLQQVPHYVCLDEQKLRRVLVNLLSNAIKFTQRGGVVLEINGTVESMLQFRVIDSGIGIANTELYNLFDAFMQTGRGEKSQQGMGLGLAITRQFVQLLGGQLVVESTAGKGSVFSFTLPIKQIPQNQLSSVTLTTDIPSSVFPSVAGLETEVAESMAQSAIPVTDLAQCPIDWLQAMQRAVVAADLSEVLALIADIELSQPVLAVELRLYAQTFDYDSIECLLQKISPKPTT comes from the coding sequence ATGTTAATGGATTATTCTTATCAGCAGAATTATTGGTATGCTAATATCAAACGGTTGATTCATTTCTATATTTTAGCCTTATTTATTATGTTGGGCTTGCTGATTTTAAAGCAGTTGTTAATACAAGTTTTTTTGGTTGCGCAGGTCAATAATGCCGCGATTATTAATATTGCAGGCAAACAGCGGATGTATAGCCAACATATTGCAAAATCAGTTTTATTGTTGCAAAACAATGTGGATTTACCGCGTTGGCAACGTGCGCTCGTTGCATTACGTCGTGATTTGTTGGAGTGGCGCAGGGCGCATTATGCTTTAAAAACAGGTCATGCTGTATCAGGTAATTATCAAAAAAATAGCGTTGAAATAAATAAATTATTTAGTGAGATAGATGGTACTTATATTATTTTAGAGGCAATGGTTATAAAAATATTGGCATACATTGATAGTAAACCTGTTGATGCGCCTATTTCTGTAGATTTTAAGTTGTGGGTTGATGTGATACTGGATTATGAACCTCTTTTTTTAGCCAAAATGGATGAAATCGTAGCACAATATGAAACAGAAGCGATTGAACAAGTTTACTTTTTTCGTAATATTAGTTTTGCGATAGAGTTAGTCGTTATTTTTATTATTATGTTGATGAGTGTCTTGTTGTTTCGTCCATTTAGTAGGCAATTATTGCGTAATATTGATTCTTTTAGGTTGGCTGAAGATTTATTGCGACAGAGTCAAGCGCAGTTACGTGAGTCGCAAAAGGCAGCAAAGATTGGGAGTTGGGAGTTTGATTTAAACACAAAAAAAATTGTATGGTCGGAACAGGTGTTTGCATTATTTGAGCGTGATATTGCATTGGGTGAGCCTGATTATGAAAGCAACATGCGTTATTACTTGCCTGAAAGTTTTCAGCAGTTAGAAAAGGCGTTGGCTCATGTTATCCAAACAGGTGAGCCTATTCAGTTGACTTTAAATGTAAAACTACCCAGTGGCAAGATGGTTTATCATGATTCTTTTGTAAAACCCTTTAAGGATGAAAAAACGGGGCAGGTATTTAAGTTATTTGGAACTGTACAGGATGTTACTGTGCGCAAGTTAGAGGCGTTGGCCTTGTGTCAGGCGAAAGAGCAAGCAGATATAGCGTATCGGGCAAAAAATGCGTTTTTGGCAAATATGAGTCATGAGTTACGAACACCATTAAATGCAATTCTTGGTTTTTCTCAATTGTTATTAAGTAATAATGAATTATCGCCTGAGCAAAGTAACAATTTGAAAATTATCCTGCATAGTGGTGAACATTTGTTGCAGTTAATTAATGATATTTTGGACATAGCTAAAATTGAGTCAGGCAAAACGCAGTTAGAGGAAAAGGCGTTTGATTTATATTTGTTAGTTCATGAGCTAGAAGATATATTTCGTTTGCAAGCAGAGGCTCAAGGGTTACAACTAGGCGTTGTATTGCAGCAAGTACCACATTATGTGTGTTTGGATGAGCAGAAGTTGCGACGAGTTTTGGTAAATTTGTTAAGTAATGCGATTAAATTTACACAACGGGGCGGTGTGGTTTTAGAAATTAATGGTACAGTGGAGTCCATGTTACAGTTTCGTGTGATTGATTCGGGAATTGGTATTGCTAACACGGAATTGTATAATTTATTTGATGCTTTTATGCAGACTGGAAGGGGAGAAAAATCACAGCAGGGAATGGGGTTAGGATTAGCCATTACTCGGCAGTTTGTGCAACTATTGGGTGGGCAGTTGGTTGTAGAAAGTACGGCGGGTAAAGGGTCTGTTTTTAGTTTTACCTTACCCATAAAGCAAATACCACAAAATCAGTTATCAAGTGTAACATTGACAACAGATATTCCTTCGTCAGTCTTTCCATCCGTAGCGGGTTTAGAAACAGAGGTTGCGGAGTCAATGGCGCAGTCGGCTATTCCAGTAACAGACTTAGCGCAGTGTCCTATTGATTGGTTACAGGCGATGCAGCGTGCAGTGGTTGCTGCTGACTTAAGCGAAGTCTTGGCGTTAATTGCGGATATTGAGTTATCGCAACCTGTGTTAGCTGTAGAACTCAGGTTGTATGCACAAACATTTGATTATGATTCTATCGAATGTTTGTTGCAGAAAATTTCTCCTAAACCTACAACATAA
- the cysT gene encoding sulfate ABC transporter permease subunit CysT, whose protein sequence is MSTVNPLALAPRDADRVAAPSARSWFYKKHSVLPGFSLTLGYTVFYLSLIVLFPLSLVFFKTLSLSWAEFWAVITSERVMASYRLSFGSALFAALVNTLFGFIVAWILVRYDFLGRRVIDALVDLPFAMPTAVAGIALTAIYAPNGILGQYLEPLGIKIAFTPNGVIMAMIFIGLPFVVRTVQPILADLEKDVEEAAASLGANRWQTFWMVILPSITPALLTGFALSFARALGEYGSVIFIAGNMPMVSEITPLLIIIKLEQYDYAGATAIALVMLLISFVLLFVINMLQGWTQQHNS, encoded by the coding sequence GTGTCCACTGTCAACCCTTTAGCCCTTGCTCCGCGTGATGCTGACAGGGTTGCCGCACCGTCGGCACGTTCTTGGTTTTATAAAAAACATAGTGTATTGCCGGGGTTTTCCCTAACCTTGGGATATACCGTGTTTTATCTTAGCTTAATTGTGTTGTTTCCCTTATCACTGGTTTTTTTTAAAACCCTTAGCTTGAGTTGGGCAGAATTTTGGGCGGTGATAACGTCTGAACGTGTAATGGCTTCTTACCGCTTGTCCTTCGGTTCGGCACTATTTGCCGCATTGGTGAATACGCTTTTTGGGTTTATTGTTGCTTGGATATTAGTACGTTATGATTTTTTAGGCAGACGGGTGATTGATGCACTGGTCGACTTGCCTTTTGCCATGCCAACGGCAGTAGCAGGCATTGCATTAACCGCGATTTACGCGCCGAATGGAATACTCGGGCAATATCTTGAACCATTAGGGATTAAAATTGCGTTTACGCCCAATGGAGTTATTATGGCAATGATTTTTATTGGTTTACCGTTTGTTGTGCGGACAGTACAACCCATTCTAGCCGATTTGGAAAAGGACGTGGAAGAAGCGGCCGCGAGCTTGGGGGCAAATCGTTGGCAGACCTTTTGGATGGTCATTTTACCTAGCATAACCCCTGCATTATTAACAGGATTTGCACTATCTTTCGCTCGGGCATTGGGTGAATACGGTTCAGTTATTTTTATCGCGGGGAATATGCCGATGGTGTCAGAAATCACGCCCTTACTGATTATTATTAAATTAGAACAATATGATTATGCGGGGGCAACTGCCATCGCGTTGGTTATGTTGTTAATTTCATTTGTCTTGCTGTTTGTTATCAACATGTTGCAAGGCTGGACTCAACAACATAATAGTTAG
- a CDS encoding insulinase family protein: protein MTHPAFTLVRRTPIVSLHLTFEEYRHNKTGARHIHLAAEDSNNVFMVTFLTVPEDSTGVAHILEHTTLCGSERYPVRDPFFMMTRRSLNTFMNAFTGSDWTAYPFASQSNKDFDNLLQVYLDAVFFPLLEPLDFAQEGHRLEFEKVDDVNSPLVYKGVVYNEMKGAMSSPVQRLVIALNKYLYPTTTYHYNSGGEPSDIPNLTHAQLKAFHASHYHPSNAAFFTYGDLSAERHQGFFETCALSRFESLDTHLSVANEQRFTAPQAITLNYPIGEQEETEDKTHILLAWLLNNSTDVRENLNADLLAGVLLDNSASPLRHALETTDLGLSPSALCGFDENAKESCFVCGLEGSNPEEAEAVEALIFDVLNEVAEHGVDASLVESVLHQIELAQREVSGDGMPYGLQLLLQCVSPLLHGGDPIAFLEIDEALNALREDCKNPEFIPQLTRRLLLDNPHRIRLVMQPDSTLATQELSAEIARLATIKAQLTETAKQQLIEQAKILKTKQENSSDPDILPKVTLADVPADLFIPEGTQRAIANIPTTWYTRSTNGMVYMSVAIDLPALSSELLEYVPLFCDCLSEVGCGERGYRENVAWQALICGGLGTRLKICSSVDDPQIVRSTFVLSTKSLIRNQQATAQLLCDTLSKVRFDELGRLRELIEQIRSDQDNGITERGHEYVSAVANSGISPTAAIANRWYGLEGLLAIRALDDSLTDSTALKALGQKLTQIRDAFLTAPRQLLVVCEPEQQVHLAEILETCWQTVPAVKLNNPLFQPAPVKRLIRQAWAISTTVNFCAKAYPVTAANHRDTPALIVLGDFLRNGYIHRAIREQGGAYGGTAVYDGEKGVFRFLSYRDPRLSESLHDFDRALDWLQQSKHDARVLEEAILGVIGRIDRPGSPAGEAVNAFMAGLHGRIPEQRRALRQRILEVTIDDLQRVAMTYLQAERASVAVLGESKILDTLEGTWERRTV from the coding sequence ATGACTCATCCTGCGTTTACGTTAGTTCGCCGTACTCCGATTGTAAGTTTACATCTCACGTTTGAAGAATATCGCCACAATAAAACGGGAGCGCGACATATCCATTTAGCGGCCGAAGATAGCAATAATGTGTTTATGGTCACGTTTTTAACCGTCCCTGAAGATTCAACAGGTGTGGCACATATTTTAGAGCATACAACGTTGTGTGGTAGTGAACGTTATCCAGTGCGTGACCCGTTTTTTATGATGACACGCCGTTCTTTAAACACTTTTATGAATGCGTTCACAGGCAGCGATTGGACAGCCTATCCTTTTGCAAGCCAAAGTAATAAAGACTTTGATAATCTTCTACAAGTTTATTTAGACGCGGTGTTTTTTCCCTTATTAGAACCGTTAGATTTTGCGCAAGAAGGGCATCGGTTAGAGTTTGAAAAAGTGGATGATGTCAACTCACCGTTAGTTTATAAAGGGGTGGTTTATAACGAAATGAAAGGGGCAATGAGTTCCCCTGTACAACGCTTAGTGATTGCTTTAAATAAATATTTATACCCAACCACTACTTATCATTATAATTCAGGTGGTGAACCGTCAGATATTCCTAATTTAACCCATGCGCAGTTAAAAGCCTTTCATGCGAGTCATTATCATCCAAGCAACGCCGCCTTTTTTACGTATGGGGATTTGTCCGCAGAACGTCATCAAGGCTTTTTTGAAACCTGTGCGTTGTCGCGTTTTGAATCGTTAGATACCCATTTATCAGTTGCAAATGAACAGCGATTTACTGCGCCACAAGCCATAACACTGAATTATCCTATTGGCGAACAAGAAGAAACTGAGGATAAAACCCATATTTTATTAGCGTGGTTGCTGAACAATAGTACGGATGTGCGGGAAAATCTAAATGCGGATTTATTAGCGGGCGTGTTATTGGATAACAGTGCTTCACCCTTGCGCCATGCCTTAGAAACAACGGATTTGGGTTTATCACCATCGGCATTATGCGGTTTTGATGAAAATGCAAAAGAAAGTTGCTTTGTTTGTGGCTTAGAAGGTTCTAATCCTGAAGAAGCGGAAGCGGTAGAAGCCTTGATTTTTGACGTTTTAAATGAAGTTGCCGAACACGGTGTCGATGCTTCTCTCGTTGAATCCGTACTGCATCAAATTGAGTTAGCACAGCGGGAAGTGTCGGGCGATGGGATGCCTTATGGCTTGCAATTACTTTTACAATGCGTCTCACCATTGTTACATGGGGGTGATCCGATTGCCTTTTTGGAAATTGATGAAGCATTGAATGCCTTACGTGAGGATTGTAAAAATCCCGAGTTTATTCCGCAATTAACGCGCCGTTTGCTTTTAGATAACCCCCACCGTATCCGTTTGGTAATGCAGCCCGATTCAACCTTGGCAACACAAGAATTATCAGCGGAAATTGCTCGTTTAGCGACGATAAAAGCACAACTAACAGAAACAGCTAAACAACAACTCATTGAACAAGCAAAGATATTAAAAACTAAACAGGAAAATAGTTCCGATCCTGATATTTTGCCAAAAGTAACGCTAGCAGATGTCCCTGCCGATTTATTTATTCCTGAAGGTACACAACGCGCCATCGCTAACATCCCAACAACATGGTACACGCGCAGCACCAACGGCATGGTGTATATGAGTGTCGCCATTGATTTACCTGCTTTATCATCAGAATTATTGGAATATGTCCCCTTGTTTTGTGATTGTTTGAGCGAGGTTGGCTGTGGTGAACGGGGTTATCGTGAAAATGTGGCGTGGCAAGCCTTAATTTGTGGCGGGTTAGGAACACGCTTAAAAATATGCAGTAGTGTGGACGACCCGCAAATAGTGCGGAGTACGTTTGTCCTATCAACTAAATCATTGATACGTAATCAACAAGCGACAGCACAATTATTATGCGATACCTTAAGTAAAGTACGATTTGATGAGTTGGGTAGATTACGTGAGTTGATTGAACAAATTCGCTCTGACCAAGATAACGGCATTACCGAACGTGGGCATGAGTATGTGTCGGCAGTGGCTAATAGTGGCATCAGCCCAACGGCAGCAATTGCTAATCGTTGGTATGGGTTAGAAGGCTTGTTAGCAATACGGGCGTTAGACGACAGTTTGACCGATTCGACCGCACTAAAAGCATTAGGTCAGAAATTGACACAAATTCGTGATGCATTCTTAACGGCTCCTCGTCAATTATTGGTTGTGTGTGAACCTGAACAACAAGTGCATTTGGCAGAAATATTAGAAACTTGTTGGCAAACGGTTCCAGCGGTAAAGCTGAATAATCCCCTATTTCAGCCCGCACCTGTAAAACGGTTAATACGTCAAGCATGGGCAATTTCAACAACCGTGAATTTTTGCGCGAAAGCGTATCCTGTTACTGCGGCAAATCATCGGGATACACCCGCATTAATCGTATTAGGTGACTTTTTACGTAATGGCTATATTCACCGTGCTATTCGGGAACAAGGTGGCGCGTATGGCGGAACAGCGGTTTATGATGGAGAAAAAGGGGTGTTTCGTTTCTTGTCTTATCGTGATCCGCGTTTAAGCGAAAGCCTACACGATTTTGACCGTGCATTAGATTGGTTACAACAATCGAAACATGATGCGCGCGTGTTGGAAGAAGCAATTTTAGGTGTGATTGGACGTATAGACCGCCCCGGTTCGCCCGCAGGAGAAGCCGTTAATGCCTTTATGGCAGGACTACATGGGCGCATACCTGAGCAACGTCGAGCGTTACGCCAGCGTATTTTGGAAGTAACAATTGATGATTTACAACGGGTTGCCATGACATATTTACAAGCAGAACGGGCAAGTGTTGCTGTGTTGGGAGAGTCTAAAATATTAGATACGTTGGAAGGAACTTGGGAACGACGCACGGTTTAA
- a CDS encoding thymidylate synthase: protein MHTYLALLQDILDHGVTKTDRTGTGTRSVFGRQLRFDLTQGFPLVTTKKLHLRSIVYELLWFLRGDTNVRYLQENEVHIWDAWAKPDGDLGLIYGKQWVNFGGINQIEQLVAGIRQNPDSRRHIVSAWNPPELALMALPPCHLLFQCYVAEGKLSLLLYMRSSDTFIGLPFNIASYALLAEMIAQQCDLVAAELVVTLGDAHIYLNHLAQVQMQLERKPYALPTLQIAQKPASIFEYAFEDFEILNYQAHPHIKAPVAV, encoded by the coding sequence ATGCACACTTATTTAGCCTTACTTCAAGATATTCTCGATCATGGTGTAACGAAAACGGATAGAACAGGAACGGGAACACGCTCGGTATTTGGGCGACAGTTACGCTTTGATTTAACGCAGGGATTCCCCCTAGTCACGACAAAAAAACTACACTTGCGTAGTATTGTCTATGAATTATTATGGTTTTTGCGGGGTGATACCAACGTCCGTTATCTACAGGAAAATGAAGTACATATTTGGGATGCGTGGGCAAAACCTGATGGTGACTTAGGGCTTATTTATGGTAAACAGTGGGTTAATTTTGGTGGCATTAACCAAATTGAGCAGTTAGTTGCAGGGATTCGGCAGAACCCCGATTCAAGGCGGCATATTGTGAGTGCATGGAATCCGCCAGAGTTAGCCTTAATGGCGTTGCCTCCTTGTCATTTGTTATTTCAGTGTTATGTTGCTGAAGGGAAATTATCTTTATTGTTGTACATGCGTAGCAGTGATACGTTTATTGGATTACCGTTTAATATTGCATCGTATGCGCTGTTAGCGGAAATGATTGCGCAACAGTGTGATTTGGTCGCGGCGGAATTGGTGGTTACATTGGGGGATGCGCATATTTATTTAAACCATCTTGCGCAAGTACAAATGCAGTTAGAACGCAAGCCATACGCATTGCCAACGCTACAAATAGCGCAAAAACCCGCCAGCATTTTCGAGTATGCGTTTGAAGATTTTGAAATCTTAAATTATCAAGCTCACCCACATATTAAAGCCCCTGTTGCGGTGTGA
- a CDS encoding sulfate/molybdate ABC transporter ATP-binding protein → MSITIQNIEKTFHQYHALKNINLEVPTGELVALLGPSGCGKTTLLRIIAGLETPDTGSIYFHGEDTTSQPVQERQVGFVFQHYALFRHLTVFENIAFGLRVRPRHSRPSKVEIRKRVESLLKLVQLQGLADRYPRQLSGGQRQRVALARALAVEPKVLLLDEPFGALDANVRKELRRWLRQLHDEIHLTSVFVTHDQEEAMEVSDSIVVMNQGKIEQIGTPDEIYNHPANPFVYQFLGNVNLFHGRLQNGTVHVGDASIPLDEHHDIEQAAAIAYVRPHELEITRSPSNSALTAIITAISKVGSSIHLELRQPSDENLLQAELSKGEFEQLCLQKGETVFVRPKQVRVFL, encoded by the coding sequence ATGAGCATTACCATTCAAAATATCGAAAAAACCTTTCATCAATACCATGCCTTAAAAAATATCAATTTAGAAGTGCCAACGGGTGAATTAGTTGCCTTATTAGGGCCTTCTGGTTGTGGTAAAACTACATTATTGCGAATTATCGCAGGCTTAGAAACACCTGACACAGGCAGTATTTATTTTCATGGTGAAGATACAACCAGCCAACCCGTACAAGAACGGCAAGTCGGTTTTGTGTTTCAACACTATGCTTTATTTCGCCATTTAACCGTATTTGAAAATATTGCCTTTGGTTTGCGTGTGCGTCCGCGTCATTCTCGCCCGTCTAAAGTAGAAATTCGTAAGCGTGTAGAGAGCTTGTTAAAGCTAGTTCAGTTACAAGGTCTTGCTGACCGTTATCCTCGCCAATTGTCGGGTGGACAACGCCAACGGGTTGCACTGGCACGAGCGTTAGCTGTTGAACCTAAAGTATTATTGCTTGATGAGCCTTTTGGCGCATTGGATGCCAACGTGAGGAAGGAATTACGCCGTTGGTTACGTCAATTACATGATGAAATCCATTTAACCAGTGTTTTTGTGACGCATGACCAAGAAGAGGCGATGGAAGTATCTGATAGCATTGTAGTAATGAATCAGGGGAAGATAGAACAAATCGGTACGCCTGATGAAATTTATAACCATCCTGCCAATCCATTTGTTTATCAATTTTTGGGTAACGTTAATTTATTTCATGGTCGTTTGCAAAATGGAACCGTTCATGTGGGCGATGCGAGTATCCCATTAGATGAACATCATGATATAGAACAAGCGGCTGCTATTGCTTATGTGCGACCGCATGAATTGGAGATTACCCGCTCTCCCAGTAATAGCGCGCTAACAGCGATTATTACGGCTATTAGTAAGGTTGGTTCATCTATTCATTTAGAACTGCGCCAACCCAGCGATGAAAACCTGTTACAAGCGGAGTTGAGCAAGGGCGAATTTGAACAACTCTGTTTACAAAAAGGGGAAACCGTTTTTGTGCGTCCCAAACAAGTCCGCGTATTTTTGTAA
- a CDS encoding sulfate ABC transporter substrate-binding protein — translation MLLKQIASSLLLSVGLVFSSLAAEITLLNVSYDPTRELYQAFNPQFAKYWEAKTGDKVTINQSHGGSGKQARGVIDGLEADVVTLALAYDIDVIAEKGLLATDWQKKLANNSSPYTSTIVFLVRKGNPKGIKDWDDLIKEGVAVITPNPKTSGGARWNYLAAWGYALKKFGNDETKAKEFVAKLFSHVPVLDTGARGATNTFAQRGIGDVLLAWENEAYLVLKESKDFEIITPSISILAEPPVAVVDKVTKRRGTEKVAQAYLEFLYSEQGQQIAAQNFYRPSLASVAAQYKDKFAAVELFTIDGVFGGWQKAQTAHFKDGGIFDQIYQVK, via the coding sequence ATGTTATTGAAACAGATTGCTTCTTCTTTATTACTTAGCGTTGGGCTGGTGTTTTCTAGCCTAGCGGCAGAGATTACCTTATTAAATGTATCTTATGACCCAACCCGTGAGTTATATCAAGCCTTTAATCCACAATTTGCCAAGTATTGGGAGGCGAAAACGGGCGATAAGGTGACAATTAACCAATCTCATGGCGGGTCAGGTAAACAAGCACGCGGGGTTATTGATGGGTTAGAGGCGGATGTAGTTACGCTCGCACTGGCTTATGATATTGATGTAATTGCAGAAAAAGGTTTATTAGCCACTGATTGGCAGAAAAAACTTGCTAATAATAGCAGTCCTTATACGTCCACAATTGTTTTTTTAGTCCGTAAAGGTAATCCCAAAGGGATTAAAGATTGGGATGATTTAATTAAAGAAGGTGTTGCGGTTATTACGCCTAATCCAAAAACATCAGGCGGCGCACGTTGGAATTATCTTGCTGCATGGGGTTATGCACTGAAAAAATTTGGAAATGATGAAACAAAGGCGAAAGAATTCGTTGCTAAATTATTTAGCCATGTTCCCGTATTAGACACGGGCGCACGTGGGGCAACCAATACTTTTGCACAACGCGGCATTGGTGATGTGTTGTTAGCGTGGGAAAACGAAGCTTACTTAGTCCTGAAAGAATCCAAAGACTTTGAAATTATTACACCTTCCATCAGTATTTTAGCAGAACCACCCGTTGCAGTGGTTGATAAAGTAACGAAACGACGGGGAACGGAAAAAGTCGCCCAAGCCTATTTAGAATTTTTATACAGCGAGCAAGGACAACAAATTGCGGCACAAAATTTTTATCGTCCAAGTCTTGCAAGCGTTGCCGCGCAATATAAGGATAAATTTGCAGCCGTTGAATTGTTTACCATTGACGGCGTATTTGGTGGCTGGCAAAAAGCCCAAACGGCCCATTTTAAAGACGGTGGTATTTTTGACCAAATTTATCAAGTGAAATAG